The following coding sequences are from one Triticum dicoccoides isolate Atlit2015 ecotype Zavitan chromosome 4A, WEW_v2.0, whole genome shotgun sequence window:
- the LOC119286665 gene encoding uncharacterized protein LOC119286665, producing the protein MQAAARQVEDKECYSYTTNGAANGRAHRKNPAASSRLKPMPSKWDDAQKWLVGMSNSGGGGDGLHGGKAAKPRNSNADDRRLLSSSSQNGRISCSSVDGGVEYNMVAAPPTPPQLGEDDVGETKNMDCSMVRPHCHGSPVSVCLRDMGTEMTPIASKEPSRAATPLRSTTPVARSPIPSRSSTPGRRRQDAPPAAALGSDVARAAEQAAVSNNAVSGGEADMDSDGGAPRANTLESRAAAWDEAERAKFMARYKREEVKIQAWENHERRKAELEMKKIEMKAEQMKARAQEKLASKLATARRVAEEKRAVAEATLNEGAARTSEKADYIRRTGHLPSSFFSFRIPSLCG; encoded by the exons ATGCAAGCGGCGGCGCGGCAGGTGGAGGACAAGGAGTGCTACAGCTACACCACCAATGGCGCGGCCAACGGGCGGGCGCACCGCAAGAACCCGGCCGCGTCCTCCAGGCTCAAGCCGATGCCGTCCAAGTGGGACGACGCGCAGAAGTGGCTCGTGGGCATGtccaacagcggcggcggcggcgacgggctgcACGGCGGCAAGGCCGCCAAGCCCCGCAACTCCAACGCCGACGACCGGCGCCTCCTCAGCTCGTCCTCGCAGAACGGCCGCATCTCCTGCAGCAGCGTGGACGGCGGGGTCGAGTACAACATGGTGGCGGCGCCCCCGACGCCGCCGCAGCTGGGCGAGGACGACGTCGGGGAGACCAAGAACATGGACTGCAGCATGGTGCGGCCGCACTGCCACGGTTCGCCCGTGTCGGTGTGCCTGCGGGACATGGGCACCGAGATGACGCCCATCGCCAGCAAGGAGCCGTCCAGGGCCGCCACGCCGCTGCGCTCCACCACGCCCGTCGCGCGGAGCCCGATACCGTCCCGGTCGTCcacgccggggcggcggcggcaggacgcGCCGCCCGCGGCCGCTCTTGGCTCCGACGTGGCCAGGGCCGCGGAGCAGGCCGCGGTAAGCAACAACGCCGTCAGCGGCGGCGAGGCGGACATGGACAGCGACGGCGGCGCTCCCAGAGCCAACACGCTCGAGTCCCGCGCGGCGGCCTGGGACGAGGCCGAgcgggccaagttcatggcgag ATACAAGCGCGAGGAGGTGAAGATCCAGGCCTGGGAGAACCACGAGAGGCGAAAAGCCGAGCTGGAGATGAAGAAAATAGAG ATGAAGGCGGAGCAGATGAAGGCGCGGGCGCAGGAGAAGCTGGCGAGCAAGCTGGCGACGGCGCGGCGCGTGGCGGAGGAGAAGCGGGCGGTGGCGGAGGCGACGCTGAACGAGGGCGCGGCGAGGACGTCGGAGAAGGCGGACTACATCCGGAGGACCGGCCACctgccctcctccttcttctccttcagaATCCCCTCCCTCTGCGGCTAG